From one Marinobacter sp. LV10MA510-1 genomic stretch:
- a CDS encoding DUF6537 domain-containing protein, with protein MLSYVRMAPSPDKLHQVRISNAEADAVIACDLVVASSQKALNVLKPLYTRVVANDAELPTADYVLFRDADMQADTRLDLIRNAVGDDNFARLNANGIAEKLMGDTVFSNVMMLGFAWQRGLLSLSQASLIKAIELNGVAIDRNKEAFGWGRVAATDLKAITDLLNTGEARVEDVKPAQSPDEIINIRHQHLVNYQNRRWADRYASLVKQVNDAEDALGQTNHLLTQAIAQQLYRLMAFKDEYEVARLFAETDFMKEVNNTFEGDFKVHFHLAPPIMNRGTDAQ; from the coding sequence GTGCTCAGTTATGTTCGCATGGCGCCATCGCCAGACAAACTGCACCAAGTTCGCATCAGTAACGCTGAGGCCGATGCGGTGATCGCGTGCGACCTGGTAGTGGCTTCGTCCCAGAAGGCACTGAACGTTCTGAAACCCCTTTACACCCGTGTGGTGGCCAACGACGCAGAACTGCCCACCGCAGATTACGTGCTGTTCCGGGATGCGGACATGCAGGCCGATACGCGCCTCGATCTGATTCGCAATGCCGTTGGTGACGACAATTTCGCGCGACTGAATGCCAATGGCATTGCTGAAAAGCTGATGGGAGACACCGTGTTTTCCAACGTTATGATGCTGGGCTTTGCCTGGCAGAGAGGGCTTCTGTCTCTGTCACAGGCCTCGTTGATAAAAGCCATTGAGCTGAATGGCGTCGCGATTGACCGCAATAAGGAAGCCTTTGGCTGGGGTCGCGTAGCCGCAACAGATTTGAAGGCCATTACCGACCTGCTGAACACCGGCGAGGCTCGGGTAGAAGACGTGAAACCGGCTCAGAGCCCGGACGAAATAATCAACATTCGTCACCAGCATCTGGTGAATTATCAAAACCGGCGCTGGGCTGACCGCTATGCCTCTTTGGTAAAGCAAGTAAACGACGCAGAAGACGCCCTGGGCCAAACCAACCACTTGCTGACACAGGCCATAGCCCAGCAACTTTATCGGCTTATGGCCTTTAAAGACGAATACGAAGTGGCTCGCCTGTTTGCTGAAACCGACTTTATGAAGGAAGTGAACAACACCTTCGAAGGCGACTTTAAGGTTCATTTTCACCTGGCCCCGCCCATCATGAACCGAGGTACCGACGCACAGTAA
- the katG gene encoding catalase/peroxidase HPI: MADNSPTAGKCPVMHGGNTTSGGSNMKWWPSALNLAILNQHDSKTKPLGAAVNYREELKKLDVDALKKDLTDLMTDNQDWWPADWGHYGGLMIRLAWHAAGSYRVADGRGGAGTGNQRFAPLNSWPDNGNLDKARRLLWPIKRKYGNKLSWADLIVLAGNVAYESMGFKTFGFAFGREDIWHPEEDIYWGAEDEWLATSDNAKSRYSGERDLENPLAAVMMGLIYVNPEGVDGNPDPLATAHDVRETFKRMAMNDEETVALTAGGHTVGKCHGNGDPANLGEAPEGAEVEEQGLGWNKKTGTVGNHTVTSGLEGAWTTNPTQWDDGYFKLLMNHEWELTKSPAGAWQWEPVDMKEEDKPVDAENPSVRRNPIMTDADMAMKMDPAYRKISERFASDQAYFEDVFARAWFKLTHRDLGPKVRYVGPEVPQEELIWQDPIPAGNTGYDVETVKAKIAASGLNATDMINTAWDSARTYRGSDMRGGANGARIRLAPQKDWEGNEPERLGRVLSVLEAIAADTGASVADVIVLAGNVGIEQAAKAAGVNVNVPFSAGRGDATDEMTDVESFEPLEPIHDGFRNWVKKDYTVTPEKLLLDRAQLMGLTAPEMTVLLGGMRVLGTNHGGSKHGVFTNREGQLTNDFFVNLTDMGNSWKPTGKNSYEIRDRKTDAVKWTATRVDLVFGSNSILRSYAELYAQDDNKERFAHDFVTAWAKVMNADRFDIA, encoded by the coding sequence ATGGCTGACAACAGCCCTACTGCAGGTAAATGCCCGGTAATGCACGGTGGAAACACCACATCTGGCGGCAGCAATATGAAGTGGTGGCCCAGCGCCCTTAACCTGGCCATCCTTAATCAGCACGATAGCAAAACCAAGCCGTTGGGTGCCGCTGTTAACTATCGTGAAGAGCTGAAAAAGCTGGATGTTGATGCTCTTAAAAAAGACCTGACCGACTTGATGACCGATAACCAGGATTGGTGGCCGGCGGATTGGGGCCATTACGGTGGATTGATGATTCGCCTGGCGTGGCACGCAGCCGGTTCCTACCGCGTTGCCGATGGCCGTGGTGGCGCAGGCACCGGCAATCAGCGTTTCGCTCCGCTAAACTCCTGGCCGGATAACGGCAACCTCGACAAAGCCCGCCGGCTGCTGTGGCCCATAAAGCGGAAGTACGGCAACAAACTAAGCTGGGCTGACCTGATTGTGCTGGCGGGTAACGTGGCTTATGAATCCATGGGCTTCAAAACCTTCGGCTTCGCCTTTGGCCGCGAAGACATCTGGCACCCGGAAGAAGACATTTATTGGGGCGCAGAAGACGAGTGGCTGGCTACCAGCGATAACGCAAAGAGCCGTTATTCCGGTGAGCGCGACCTTGAAAATCCTCTGGCGGCGGTGATGATGGGTCTGATCTACGTGAACCCCGAAGGCGTTGACGGCAACCCGGACCCGCTTGCAACTGCCCACGACGTGCGCGAAACGTTCAAGCGTATGGCCATGAACGACGAAGAAACGGTCGCGTTGACCGCAGGTGGCCACACCGTGGGTAAATGCCACGGTAACGGCGATCCGGCAAACTTGGGCGAAGCACCGGAAGGTGCTGAGGTAGAAGAGCAGGGCCTGGGCTGGAATAAAAAGACCGGTACAGTCGGTAATCACACCGTCACCAGCGGTCTTGAAGGTGCCTGGACCACCAACCCCACCCAATGGGACGACGGCTACTTTAAATTGCTGATGAACCACGAGTGGGAACTGACCAAGAGCCCGGCCGGCGCTTGGCAGTGGGAGCCGGTGGACATGAAAGAAGAAGACAAGCCGGTGGATGCAGAAAACCCGTCTGTGCGTCGCAACCCGATCATGACCGACGCCGACATGGCCATGAAAATGGACCCGGCGTACCGCAAAATCTCTGAGAGATTCGCTAGTGATCAGGCCTACTTTGAAGACGTGTTTGCCCGCGCCTGGTTCAAGCTGACTCACCGCGACCTTGGACCAAAAGTGCGCTACGTTGGTCCGGAAGTACCTCAGGAAGAACTGATCTGGCAAGACCCGATCCCGGCCGGCAATACCGGTTATGACGTAGAAACAGTTAAAGCAAAGATCGCTGCCAGTGGCTTGAACGCTACCGACATGATCAATACCGCTTGGGACAGCGCCCGTACCTACCGCGGCTCGGACATGCGTGGCGGCGCCAACGGAGCTCGAATTCGTCTGGCCCCCCAGAAAGACTGGGAAGGCAACGAGCCTGAGCGCCTGGGCCGCGTATTAAGTGTGCTGGAAGCGATTGCCGCAGATACAGGCGCCAGTGTGGCCGATGTGATTGTGCTGGCAGGTAACGTTGGCATAGAGCAGGCGGCCAAAGCCGCGGGTGTAAACGTAAACGTGCCATTCTCAGCCGGCCGTGGCGATGCCACCGACGAGATGACCGATGTGGAATCTTTCGAGCCGCTGGAACCCATTCACGATGGCTTCCGTAATTGGGTGAAAAAAGATTACACGGTTACCCCTGAAAAACTGTTGCTGGATCGTGCTCAGCTGATGGGCCTGACAGCGCCAGAGATGACGGTACTACTAGGCGGAATGCGTGTGCTTGGCACCAACCACGGTGGCAGCAAACACGGCGTATTCACCAACAGGGAAGGGCAACTGACCAACGACTTCTTTGTGAATCTGACCGACATGGGAAACAGCTGGAAACCGACCGGAAAGAACTCCTACGAGATTCGCGATCGCAAAACAGACGCGGTGAAGTGGACTGCTACCCGAGTAGACCTGGTGTTCGGTTCCAACTCGATTCTGCGTTCCTACGCAGAACTGTATGCTCAGGACGACAACAAAGAGCGCTTTGCGCACGACTTTGTGACCGCCTGGGCCAAAGTTATGAACGCTGACCGGTTTGATATCGCGTAA
- a CDS encoding CsbD family protein, with amino-acid sequence MNKDIAEGKWKQMKGSIRENWGKLTDDDVDEIGGRKDNFLGKVQEKYGMSQEDAEKEWDKLHNS; translated from the coding sequence ATGAATAAAGATATCGCCGAAGGTAAGTGGAAGCAGATGAAAGGCTCGATTCGTGAAAATTGGGGCAAACTGACCGACGATGATGTAGATGAGATTGGTGGCCGCAAAGATAACTTTTTGGGCAAGGTTCAGGAAAAATACGGCATGAGTCAGGAAGATGCCGAAAAAGAGTGGGATAAGTTACATAACTCTTAA
- a CDS encoding c-type cytochrome, producing MTKTMRGASFLLATFGFGALNVSVAMAADDLNRGKIIATQGNGAGALACMACHGPDGKGNSAAGFPSIAGLNAEYLGKQLHDYASGLRQNVIMQPFANALTEDDIQSVTAYYESLQPLATAITYQVPAQDRQGEWLAMRGDWSNDIPACNQCHGPNGMGVGSAFPALAGQHAGYLKTQLNAWRSGTRNNDPNQLMKGIAKRLSEQQIIAITEYYATLPEQLAAQSKQKESH from the coding sequence ATGACGAAAACGATGAGAGGGGCTTCATTTCTGCTCGCAACCTTCGGTTTCGGTGCGCTGAACGTGAGTGTTGCAATGGCAGCGGACGACCTGAATCGAGGAAAAATCATTGCCACTCAGGGCAATGGTGCCGGCGCTCTGGCATGTATGGCTTGCCATGGCCCGGATGGCAAAGGCAACAGCGCAGCCGGCTTTCCCAGTATTGCCGGATTGAATGCTGAATACCTGGGCAAACAGTTGCATGACTACGCCAGCGGGCTGCGTCAAAATGTCATCATGCAGCCGTTTGCAAATGCTCTGACAGAAGACGACATCCAGAGCGTTACAGCCTACTACGAAAGCCTTCAGCCCTTGGCGACAGCCATTACCTATCAGGTGCCTGCTCAAGATCGTCAGGGTGAATGGTTGGCAATGCGGGGCGACTGGAGCAACGATATACCGGCTTGTAACCAATGCCACGGCCCCAACGGCATGGGAGTGGGTAGCGCATTTCCGGCTCTTGCAGGCCAGCATGCCGGTTATCTGAAAACGCAGCTGAATGCGTGGCGTAGTGGTACTCGTAATAATGACCCCAACCAACTAATGAAAGGTATTGCGAAGCGCCTGAGTGAGCAACAGATCATTGCTATCACCGAATACTACGCAACTCTGCCTGAGCAGCTGGCTGCGCAGTCCAAGCAAAAGGAGAGCCACTGA
- a CDS encoding ice-binding family protein, giving the protein MKHTKSLLFISIIAAASSAQAMPLLNAELNNQSIYANVYVTVGAWATAGGNMQSPGAISTGAGSIAGGNIEAGTFASIGASGAVKGNIKSGTYTSAGAGAGLSGDIKTGTYASFGNSASVAGSVESGTTTTIDLTATVNNTTQDLTMEPGYSAPKVIIQTENIESAQQTLKNLGQGTQLAVGFGTNDELLEAGIYSVADYLTVAAGKTITLDGGGVDASWVFNISNYMTVGALANIEFLNVTDESSIIWNILGDKTVGAGEGYTTLGAGAKFRGLVLSKGYISAGDSAVILGVGDYCGGAFSATNYVTLGANATLGADGCKNGAATAYNNLVRVPEPSTALLLGLGLALFGIARRKKAGVH; this is encoded by the coding sequence ATGAAACACACTAAATCACTACTCTTTATTTCGATCATCGCTGCGGCGTCTAGCGCACAAGCGATGCCCTTGTTAAATGCTGAGCTAAATAACCAGTCGATTTATGCCAATGTTTACGTAACCGTAGGTGCATGGGCAACCGCCGGTGGCAATATGCAGAGCCCCGGCGCGATATCAACAGGTGCGGGTTCAATTGCTGGCGGTAATATTGAGGCTGGAACCTTCGCATCTATCGGCGCCTCGGGAGCGGTCAAAGGCAATATTAAAAGTGGCACATACACAAGCGCTGGCGCAGGTGCCGGGCTCAGCGGCGACATTAAAACAGGAACCTACGCAAGCTTCGGCAATTCGGCCAGTGTCGCGGGCAGTGTTGAGAGCGGAACGACTACAACAATAGATCTCACCGCTACCGTAAATAACACGACACAAGACCTTACAATGGAACCTGGGTATAGCGCTCCCAAAGTAATCATTCAGACGGAAAATATTGAGTCTGCCCAACAAACGCTCAAAAATCTCGGACAAGGGACGCAACTAGCCGTCGGTTTCGGGACAAACGACGAACTGCTCGAAGCTGGCATCTACAGTGTCGCAGATTATCTAACGGTTGCTGCCGGCAAAACCATCACCCTTGATGGCGGAGGTGTAGATGCCTCTTGGGTTTTCAATATCTCGAACTACATGACCGTTGGTGCGCTCGCAAATATAGAGTTTTTAAACGTAACCGATGAGAGCAGCATTATCTGGAATATCTTAGGCGACAAAACTGTCGGGGCCGGCGAAGGTTACACAACACTCGGCGCCGGAGCGAAATTCAGAGGCCTTGTTCTATCGAAAGGCTACATTTCCGCCGGGGACAGTGCTGTGATATTAGGCGTAGGTGACTATTGTGGCGGCGCTTTTTCAGCGACAAATTATGTCACTTTAGGCGCAAATGCCACCTTGGGAGCGGACGGTTGCAAAAACGGCGCAGCTACCGCTTACAATAATCTAGTCCGCGTACCCGAGCCTTCAACAGCCTTATTGTTGGGTTTAGGTCTAGCTTTATTTGGCATCGCTAGACGAAAGAAAGCGGGCGTTCATTGA
- a CDS encoding high-potential iron-sulfur protein, protein MADQSRRKFMRHSLLGMAALPLGMGILSQRAFAQSLPPLDPTTAQAKGLNYVKVAEEAAGHPAYAAGEHCANCNFFQETNNGCTLFPQNSVETNGWCQTWVAKA, encoded by the coding sequence ATGGCTGATCAGAGTCGTCGCAAGTTTATGCGTCACAGTTTGCTCGGTATGGCTGCTCTACCTCTTGGTATGGGCATACTATCTCAGCGCGCTTTCGCCCAAAGCCTTCCACCGCTCGACCCAACAACCGCTCAAGCCAAAGGGCTGAACTACGTTAAAGTGGCCGAAGAGGCCGCCGGCCACCCGGCTTATGCGGCAGGTGAACACTGCGCAAACTGCAATTTTTTCCAAGAAACCAACAATGGCTGTACATTGTTCCCGCAAAATAGCGTAGAGACCAACGGCTGGTGTCAGACTTGGGTCGCGAAGGCCTGA
- a CDS encoding dehydrogenase, whose translation MSLGSSEHDYDVQTTFLGQPFRVIRTGTNANPQRAERVLRALEVDAIGLSMVHDHYQIGRERLINAQTAQLEACVPNTSVTTGVGLRGILQEWAVRRTQVSLGHFFDNARVLCLNSKASYRIARALSERTENFQFADPYLEYGVPGFLTSLAQLERYVALTAPLAKTPSAVRIVEALLGGPLYRMGKKRVQRGLQSAVKKAHVIVGNMGDLAPFTREQLDGKTVITSRVSESGLDWMRSRGVAMVVDYSPWLEGRPVGVNVMEAMISAALSRAPAQLGPDDYLEVIQNLGIEPRILYPDGYRRINRMAFVIHPLSQQYLTKTPPLDLIAAVSPKSVMNLIEKAVAYAPPFIYSEISGLKSPTGDEVEGYLITVGGTPKEIMAHDPEFTYSRLLAAAELAKKLGAQIMGLGAFTKVVGDAGITVAKRAPLPITTGNSYSASGALWAAHEAVKKIGRAKIGDNGKMQGKAMVVGATGAIGSVCARLLAKAVDEIYLAAPEPAKLLALKAAIEQETPGAIVHVAGAADRDLAQMDMIVTATSGAGKRVLDIMQVKPGCVITDVARPLDISAEDVAKRPDVLVIESGEILLPGNVRMKDIGLPKGIAYACLAETMVLALEGRFENFTLGRNIEWEKVREIYKLGLKHGMTLAAISGVNGVFTEEDFARVRLLAEQADAAALS comes from the coding sequence GTGAGTTTGGGTTCCAGTGAACACGATTACGATGTGCAAACCACTTTCCTAGGGCAACCGTTTCGGGTAATTCGAACCGGAACTAATGCAAATCCGCAGCGGGCGGAGCGGGTTCTGCGGGCCTTGGAAGTGGACGCGATTGGTCTGAGTATGGTCCATGACCATTATCAGATCGGCCGCGAGCGCCTGATAAACGCGCAAACTGCGCAGTTGGAAGCCTGTGTGCCAAACACATCGGTAACAACGGGCGTTGGCCTGCGGGGCATACTGCAGGAATGGGCGGTGCGCCGAACCCAGGTGAGCCTGGGGCATTTTTTTGATAACGCCCGGGTACTGTGCCTGAATAGCAAAGCCAGCTATCGCATCGCCCGCGCTTTGAGCGAGCGCACCGAAAATTTTCAGTTTGCCGACCCTTATCTTGAGTACGGCGTACCCGGTTTTCTGACGTCTCTGGCGCAGCTTGAACGCTATGTTGCGCTGACGGCGCCTTTGGCCAAGACCCCGAGCGCTGTAAGAATTGTGGAAGCGCTGTTGGGCGGCCCACTGTATCGCATGGGGAAAAAACGCGTACAAAGGGGCTTGCAGTCGGCGGTAAAAAAAGCCCACGTCATTGTTGGCAATATGGGTGACCTGGCGCCATTCACCCGTGAACAGCTGGACGGCAAAACCGTGATTACCTCGCGGGTGTCGGAATCCGGCCTGGACTGGATGCGCTCCCGCGGCGTGGCCATGGTTGTGGATTACAGTCCGTGGCTGGAAGGCCGCCCGGTTGGCGTGAATGTGATGGAGGCGATGATCAGCGCGGCTCTTTCACGGGCGCCGGCACAACTGGGGCCGGATGATTATCTGGAAGTCATCCAGAATCTGGGCATAGAGCCACGCATTCTTTACCCCGACGGCTATCGCCGCATTAACCGCATGGCGTTTGTGATTCACCCTCTGTCACAGCAGTATCTGACCAAGACTCCACCGCTTGACCTGATTGCCGCGGTATCACCCAAATCGGTGATGAATCTGATCGAAAAAGCCGTGGCCTATGCGCCGCCATTTATTTATTCCGAAATATCCGGTTTGAAGTCGCCCACCGGCGACGAAGTGGAAGGCTATCTGATTACCGTGGGTGGCACGCCAAAAGAAATCATGGCCCACGACCCCGAATTTACTTATAGCCGCCTTTTGGCTGCCGCCGAACTGGCAAAAAAACTGGGCGCGCAAATTATGGGGCTGGGTGCGTTTACCAAAGTGGTGGGTGACGCCGGCATTACCGTCGCCAAGCGAGCGCCGCTGCCTATCACCACCGGCAATAGTTACAGTGCCTCTGGTGCCTTGTGGGCTGCCCACGAAGCCGTGAAGAAGATTGGCCGCGCCAAAATAGGCGATAACGGCAAAATGCAGGGCAAGGCTATGGTGGTTGGCGCCACCGGTGCCATTGGCTCTGTGTGCGCACGCCTGCTGGCAAAAGCTGTGGATGAGATTTATCTGGCGGCACCAGAACCGGCAAAACTGCTGGCGTTAAAAGCGGCTATTGAACAGGAAACCCCGGGCGCTATCGTGCACGTGGCCGGCGCAGCCGATCGTGATCTGGCGCAGATGGACATGATTGTGACGGCCACCTCTGGCGCGGGTAAGCGGGTGCTGGACATCATGCAGGTAAAACCTGGCTGCGTAATTACCGACGTGGCCCGGCCTTTGGACATTTCAGCGGAAGACGTTGCCAAACGGCCTGATGTGTTGGTGATCGAATCCGGTGAAATCTTGTTGCCCGGCAACGTCCGCATGAAAGATATAGGCTTACCCAAAGGCATTGCCTACGCCTGCCTGGCGGAAACTATGGTACTGGCGCTGGAAGGGCGGTTCGAGAATTTTACCCTGGGCCGCAATATTGAATGGGAGAAAGTTCGGGAGATCTACAAATTGGGTCTGAAGCACGGTATGACACTGGCGGCCATTTCCGGGGTGAACGGTGTGTTTACTGAAGAAGATTTTGCGCGTGTGCGTTTGCTGGCGGAACAAGCTGATGCGGCTGCACTTTCATAG
- a CDS encoding LysE family translocator: MSLILPMCAFALAASISPGPVNLVCLSSGTRYPIATGLTFVTGATLSFIVLFIAVGLGLYSLLTVVPGLQSVLRWAGVAFLLYLSIKLALDSGQLPDAGRKKAPGFMTGALMQWLNPKAWLASASGIGAFTNANDLNQVLLFAALYLPICWLSLACWVYAGAFLRRYVQKPIILMTINRTLALLLAASCVYLLVG; the protein is encoded by the coding sequence ATGTCTTTGATTCTGCCCATGTGCGCGTTTGCCTTAGCGGCCTCTATTTCACCCGGGCCTGTAAATCTTGTGTGCCTGAGCAGTGGTACCCGCTACCCGATTGCCACCGGCTTAACGTTTGTTACCGGTGCCACGCTGAGTTTTATCGTGCTCTTCATTGCGGTAGGGCTGGGTCTTTATTCACTATTGACGGTGGTGCCGGGGCTGCAAAGTGTGTTGCGTTGGGCGGGTGTCGCATTTTTGCTTTATCTGAGTATCAAGTTAGCCCTGGACAGCGGTCAATTGCCGGACGCTGGCCGCAAAAAGGCACCGGGATTCATGACAGGCGCCTTAATGCAGTGGTTGAACCCCAAAGCCTGGCTTGCCTCCGCTTCTGGCATCGGGGCGTTCACTAACGCAAACGATCTGAACCAGGTCCTGCTGTTTGCTGCTCTTTACCTGCCAATCTGCTGGTTGTCACTGGCTTGCTGGGTTTACGCCGGCGCATTCTTGCGCCGATATGTTCAAAAGCCCATCATTCTGATGACCATCAACCGCACACTGGCGTTATTACTTGCTGCCAGCTGCGTGTATCTTCTCGTTGGCTGA
- a CDS encoding SMR family transporter, translating to MKNWLFLGIAIIAEVIATSSLKSSEGFTKMLPSVMVVIGYGVAFYFLSLTLKTIPVGIAYAIWSGSGIVLISLIGWLALGQKLDMASVFGMGLIVAGVVVINVFSNATAH from the coding sequence ATGAAAAACTGGCTATTTCTGGGCATCGCTATTATTGCGGAAGTGATTGCGACTTCCAGCCTGAAATCGAGCGAAGGCTTTACCAAAATGCTTCCAAGTGTGATGGTGGTTATCGGATACGGCGTCGCTTTCTATTTTCTGTCGCTGACCCTGAAAACGATTCCTGTGGGCATAGCTTATGCCATCTGGTCTGGCTCAGGAATCGTTCTAATATCACTGATCGGCTGGTTGGCGCTTGGTCAGAAATTAGACATGGCAAGCGTGTTCGGGATGGGGCTTATTGTTGCGGGCGTGGTTGTTATTAATGTGTTTTCCAACGCGACTGCGCATTAA
- a CDS encoding NAD(P)H-dependent flavin oxidoreductase, translating to MHATSDFIEKLGIRFPIIQAPMAGVSTPELAAAVSNAGGLGSLGVGASTIDQARKMIEQTRRLTEQPFNVNVFCHAPATRDPDRENAWLAHLAPLFSEAGLDTPDQLDEIHTSFLVGDEQFEMLLELRPAVVSFHFGIPSADRIACLREAGIYTMATATNLHEARLIEQAGINAIVAQGIEAGGHRGMFNPEVTDECLSTMVFVRLLAAKTTLPIIAAGGIMDGYAINSVLNLGAVAAQLGTAFVLCPESAANSAYRENLKSQRASQTRLTDVLSGRPARGIVNRLITFGEADGSPFPADYPLAYDAAKRLSGAASKLGNNEFAAQWAGQGAPLARELPAAELMSVLMAETRIE from the coding sequence ATGCACGCGACTTCGGATTTTATTGAAAAACTGGGCATTCGCTTCCCGATTATTCAGGCACCGATGGCTGGGGTATCTACGCCGGAATTGGCCGCTGCGGTCTCGAACGCAGGCGGGCTTGGTTCATTGGGGGTTGGCGCCAGCACTATTGACCAGGCTCGAAAGATGATCGAACAGACGCGCCGGCTAACCGAACAGCCGTTCAACGTGAACGTCTTTTGCCACGCCCCTGCAACGCGAGACCCTGATAGAGAAAATGCGTGGCTTGCGCATCTTGCTCCGCTGTTCAGCGAAGCCGGGCTGGATACGCCCGATCAGCTCGACGAAATTCACACATCATTTCTTGTTGGCGACGAACAATTCGAGATGTTGCTTGAGCTGCGCCCGGCGGTCGTCAGTTTTCATTTCGGCATACCCTCTGCCGACCGCATTGCCTGTTTGCGTGAGGCTGGCATTTACACCATGGCAACGGCGACGAATCTTCACGAAGCCAGGCTGATTGAACAAGCGGGAATAAACGCCATTGTTGCCCAAGGTATTGAAGCTGGCGGGCACAGGGGCATGTTTAACCCAGAGGTAACAGATGAGTGCTTGAGCACAATGGTGTTTGTGCGGCTGCTTGCGGCAAAAACCACACTTCCCATCATTGCGGCGGGCGGCATTATGGATGGCTATGCCATCAACTCGGTGCTGAACCTTGGCGCGGTAGCCGCCCAGCTTGGAACAGCCTTTGTTCTGTGCCCCGAATCTGCGGCCAATAGCGCCTATCGCGAAAATCTGAAAAGCCAACGAGCATCGCAGACACGATTGACGGATGTCCTATCCGGCCGGCCGGCACGGGGGATAGTTAATCGATTGATTACATTTGGCGAAGCAGACGGCAGCCCGTTTCCCGCGGATTATCCGCTGGCTTACGATGCGGCTAAACGGCTCAGTGGAGCCGCGTCCAAACTGGGAAACAACGAATTTGCCGCACAATGGGCGGGGCAGGGAGCGCCGCTGGCGCGTGAGCTGCCAGCGGCGGAGTTGATGAGCGTGCTGATGGCTGAAACTCGCATTGAATAG
- a CDS encoding AraC family transcriptional regulator yields MIASSFSPIFWRDERMPHVELRKVADGRQVCYALHSHPHWSLGAITSGASTFRYRDNHFPVSAGDLVTMNPEWAHACNPIDNRPWSYLMMYVDTQWLTNLRFQAGLLPTPAWQDLHTAVLSDSRWFDRYCHLADCLLDTQSAVTDKQRELDTFLSGLMHKLATQPINQQPATADVLTQLARYIDQHATEDVSLETLCALSSLSEGHLIRSFKQAFGFTPHAYLVNRRVQLGQSELKQGTPIAEAALNAGFADQPHFQRAFKLRVAATPNQYRLGSANEKIHAAGSK; encoded by the coding sequence ATGATCGCTTCTTCATTTTCCCCGATTTTCTGGCGCGACGAACGCATGCCTCACGTAGAACTTCGTAAGGTCGCGGACGGGCGCCAGGTCTGCTATGCCCTCCACAGCCATCCACATTGGTCGTTAGGTGCGATTACCAGCGGAGCAAGTACGTTTCGCTATCGCGACAACCATTTTCCTGTCAGTGCCGGAGACCTGGTGACGATGAATCCGGAGTGGGCGCACGCGTGCAATCCAATAGATAACCGTCCCTGGTCATATTTAATGATGTATGTTGATACGCAGTGGTTAACAAATCTGCGATTCCAGGCGGGTTTACTCCCTACCCCAGCCTGGCAGGATCTACACACGGCTGTGCTATCCGATAGCCGCTGGTTCGATCGTTACTGCCATCTCGCAGATTGCCTTTTGGATACCCAGTCTGCGGTGACAGACAAGCAGAGAGAATTAGACACGTTTCTATCAGGTCTGATGCACAAGCTGGCAACTCAGCCAATCAATCAGCAACCGGCTACCGCGGATGTTTTAACACAGCTGGCTCGCTATATAGATCAGCATGCAACGGAAGATGTTTCGCTGGAGACCCTATGCGCCCTTTCAAGTTTAAGCGAGGGCCATTTGATCCGCTCCTTTAAACAGGCATTCGGTTTTACCCCCCATGCGTACTTAGTGAACCGACGCGTGCAACTCGGCCAAAGTGAGCTAAAACAAGGCACGCCCATTGCCGAGGCAGCCCTGAATGCAGGTTTTGCCGATCAGCCTCACTTTCAGCGTGCGTTCAAGCTACGAGTGGCCGCAACTCCAAACCAGTACCGTCTCGGTTCAGCCAACGAGAAGATACACGCAGCTGGCAGCAAGTAA
- a CDS encoding CopD family protein gives MGLAIALHALSAVIWVGGMFFAYMAMRPAVGAVIEAGKRSELWCQTLTRFFRWVWLAIVLLLITGYWMIFKGFGGMAGAGWHIHAMQMLGLIMMLLFLHLYFAPFRRLKLAVAASDPEEGGRQVGKIRRLVGINLIIGLVVVAIGSAGRYL, from the coding sequence ATGGGTCTGGCTATTGCGTTGCATGCGTTGTCCGCTGTTATTTGGGTTGGCGGTATGTTTTTTGCCTACATGGCGATGCGCCCAGCTGTAGGTGCGGTAATCGAAGCGGGAAAGCGCAGTGAACTTTGGTGTCAAACGCTTACCCGGTTTTTCCGTTGGGTCTGGTTGGCGATAGTGCTCTTGCTGATCACCGGATACTGGATGATTTTCAAGGGATTTGGTGGCATGGCCGGGGCAGGGTGGCACATTCATGCAATGCAGATGCTTGGCCTGATCATGATGCTGCTGTTTCTTCACCTCTACTTCGCTCCGTTCCGCCGTTTGAAACTGGCCGTTGCCGCCAGCGATCCCGAGGAAGGCGGGCGTCAGGTCGGCAAGATTCGTAGGCTCGTTGGCATTAATTTAATCATTGGGCTGGTGGTGGTGGCTATCGGTTCTGCAGGGCGCTATCTGTAA